Proteins from a single region of Nodularia sp. LEGE 06071:
- the bioU gene encoding (S)-8-amino-7-oxononanoate synthase BioU, whose product MNTQPTNQPIRVGVLGFGGLGQAAAKLLSSKREMILVAAADQKGYAYSTEGLNTQECIKTYQSQGSVGYLEPVGRLSNNSIQDLIATTQPVDGYFLALPNLPNDFIPSVAQEFIKSGWRGVLVDAIKRTSAVEQLLSMKDELQAAGITYMSGCGATPGLLTAAAALAAQSYAEIHKVEITFGVGIANWEAYRATVREDIGHMPGYSVETARAMTDAEVEALLDKTNGVLTLENMEHADDVMLEFAGICARDRVTVGGVVDTRNSKKPLSTNVKVTGRTFEGKISTHTFTLGDETSMAANVCGPAFGYLKAGRQLHQRGIYGIFTAAEIMPQFVK is encoded by the coding sequence ATGAATACACAACCAACAAATCAACCTATCCGCGTCGGAGTCCTGGGTTTCGGTGGACTGGGACAAGCAGCCGCTAAACTCCTCTCCAGCAAACGGGAAATGATCTTAGTCGCAGCCGCAGACCAAAAAGGCTACGCTTACTCTACTGAAGGTTTAAATACTCAAGAATGCATTAAAACCTACCAAAGTCAAGGTTCCGTCGGTTATTTAGAACCAGTTGGCAGATTAAGCAATAACAGCATTCAAGATTTAATCGCTACCACTCAGCCTGTCGATGGGTATTTCCTCGCCTTACCCAACCTCCCCAATGACTTTATCCCCTCCGTCGCCCAAGAATTTATCAAATCCGGTTGGCGGGGTGTGCTAGTGGATGCAATTAAGCGCACCAGTGCAGTAGAACAACTTTTGTCGATGAAAGACGAACTGCAAGCCGCCGGAATTACCTATATGTCTGGATGTGGTGCGACACCCGGACTATTAACAGCCGCCGCCGCTTTAGCCGCCCAAAGCTACGCCGAAATTCACAAGGTAGAAATTACCTTTGGTGTCGGTATTGCCAATTGGGAAGCTTACCGCGCCACTGTTCGCGAAGATATTGGACATATGCCTGGTTATAGTGTAGAAACTGCTAGGGCAATGACTGATGCTGAAGTTGAAGCCTTACTGGATAAAACCAATGGCGTGCTGACTTTAGAGAATATGGAACACGCTGATGATGTGATGCTAGAGTTTGCCGGTATTTGTGCGCGCGATCGCGTTACAGTTGGTGGAGTAGTCGATACCCGCAATTCCAAAAAACCCCTCAGCACCAACGTTAAAGTCACAGGACGCACCTTTGAAGGTAAAATTTCCACCCATACCTTTACATTAGGAGATGAAACAAGTATGGCAGCCAATGTTTGCGGCCCCGCCTTTGGCTATCTCAAAGCTGGTAGACAATTACACCAGCGCGGTATATATGGCATCTTCACTGCTGCTGAAATTATGCCCCAATTTGTGAAATAA
- a CDS encoding type IV pilus twitching motility protein PilT: protein MEMMIEDLMEQMIEMGGSDMHLSAGLPPYFRISGKLTPIGNEVLSADQCQRLIFSMLNNTQRKTLEQTWELDCSYGVKGLARFRVNVYKERGSYAACLRALSSKIPNFEKLGLPDIVREMSDKPRGLILVTGPTGSGKTTTLAAMIDLINRTKAEHILTVEDPIEFIYEPIKSLVHQRQLNEDTKSFSNALRAALREDPDIILVGEMRDLETISLAISAAETGHLVFGTLHTSSAAQTVDRIIDVFPHEKQTQVRVQLSNSLVAIFSQTLVTKKNPKPGEFGRVMAQEILIVTPAISNLIREGKTSQIYSTIQTGGKLGMQTLEKVLADLYKAGTISFEAAMSKTSKPDEVQRLIGTSAPPSGTRPGAGATRAH, encoded by the coding sequence ATGGAAATGATGATTGAAGACTTGATGGAACAGATGATTGAAATGGGTGGCTCGGATATGCATTTATCCGCTGGTTTGCCTCCCTACTTTCGCATCAGTGGCAAACTGACCCCTATCGGTAACGAAGTATTGAGTGCCGACCAGTGCCAAAGGCTAATTTTTAGTATGCTAAATAACACCCAGCGTAAAACCTTAGAACAAACATGGGAGTTGGATTGTTCCTATGGTGTGAAAGGTTTAGCTCGTTTCCGGGTGAATGTCTATAAAGAACGTGGTTCTTATGCTGCTTGTTTACGGGCGCTGAGTTCCAAAATTCCTAACTTTGAAAAGTTAGGTCTGCCAGATATAGTGCGGGAAATGTCAGATAAGCCCAGAGGATTAATTCTGGTAACAGGTCCCACAGGTTCCGGGAAAACAACCACTCTAGCGGCAATGATTGACTTAATTAACCGCACCAAAGCAGAGCATATTCTCACGGTGGAAGATCCGATTGAATTTATTTATGAACCAATTAAAAGCCTAGTCCACCAAAGACAACTCAATGAAGATACCAAGAGTTTTTCTAATGCTTTAAGAGCTGCTTTACGGGAAGATCCAGATATTATTCTGGTTGGAGAAATGCGTGATTTAGAAACGATTTCTTTGGCTATTTCGGCGGCGGAAACAGGACACTTGGTATTTGGGACTTTACACACCAGTTCTGCAGCTCAAACTGTTGACCGGATTATTGACGTGTTTCCCCATGAGAAACAAACTCAAGTGCGGGTGCAGTTATCTAACTCTTTAGTAGCCATATTTAGCCAAACATTGGTAACTAAGAAAAATCCTAAACCTGGTGAATTTGGCCGGGTAATGGCTCAAGAAATTCTCATTGTTACTCCTGCTATTTCTAACTTGATTCGAGAAGGAAAAACATCACAAATTTACTCCACTATCCAAACTGGGGGCAAATTGGGGATGCAAACTTTGGAAAAGGTTTTAGCTGATTTGTACAAAGCTGGAACTATTTCTTTTGAAGCCGCAATGTCTAAAACTTCCAAGCCTGATGAAGTTCAACGTCTCATCGGTACTTCTGCACCACCATCTGGTACAAGACCTGGTGCTGGCGCTACGAGAGCGCATTAA
- a CDS encoding PIN domain-containing protein, translated as MTTLYIETNFFISFAKNQDQNSRILIYPQELEEISNITIVTPAICYMESLSVLADERRRRHDFTEKLEKERNELKGNIKSKYSAEILRSLQIAKINNEAMTDDIENRLFEVLTWAANNLNLINLEPAIFIDSLNQKFIPDPTDNLILHSILNHAKTSSDAQKVLLTGNSNDFGTKEIKQILGAAGIRKYFASTKDFLGWLQSI; from the coding sequence GTGACTACACTTTATATTGAAACTAATTTTTTTATTAGCTTTGCTAAAAACCAAGACCAAAATTCTCGGATTTTAATTTATCCTCAAGAGTTGGAGGAAATATCAAATATTACAATTGTGACTCCTGCAATTTGTTATATGGAGTCTCTTTCTGTTTTAGCAGATGAACGCAGAAGGCGACACGATTTTACAGAAAAGTTAGAAAAAGAAAGAAATGAACTGAAAGGAAATATCAAGTCAAAATATTCTGCTGAAATTTTGCGTTCTCTTCAAATTGCGAAAATTAATAACGAAGCGATGACTGATGATATTGAAAATCGCCTATTTGAAGTGTTAACATGGGCTGCAAATAATTTAAATTTAATAAATCTAGAACCAGCTATATTTATAGACAGTCTTAATCAAAAATTTATTCCTGATCCCACAGATAACTTAATTTTACATTCTATTCTTAATCACGCTAAAACCTCTTCAGATGCTCAGAAAGTTCTGTTGACTGGAAACTCTAACGACTTTGGGACAAAAGAGATCAAGCAAATATTGGGCGCAGCAGGAATACGAAAATATTTCGCCAGTACAAAAGATTTTTTAGGGTGGTTGCAGTCCATTTAG
- the dnaJ gene encoding molecular chaperone DnaJ — protein MARDYYETLGVSRDADKEDIKQAYRRLARKYHPDVNKEPGAEDRFKEINRAYEVLSEPDIRERYNRFGEAGVSGAAAGAGFQDMSDMGGFADIFESIFSGFAGGGMGGPTTQRRRSGPVRGDDLRLDLKLDFREAVFGGEKEIRISHLEVCDTCGGSGAKAGTRPRTCSTCGGSGQVRRVTRTPFGSFTQVSTCPTCNGTGMVIEDKCDACDGKGTNQVPKKLKINIPAGVDNGTRLRISQEGDAGQRSGPPGDLYVYLFVNEDEEFQRDGINVLSELKVSYLQAILGCRLEVETVDGPVELIIPAGTQPNTVMKLENRGVPRLGNPVSRGDHLLTILIDIPTKVTPEERELLEKLAKIKGDRTGKGGLEGFLGNLFK, from the coding sequence ATGGCCCGCGACTATTATGAAACTCTGGGTGTCTCTCGTGACGCCGACAAAGAAGACATCAAACAAGCCTACCGCCGTTTAGCCCGGAAGTATCACCCAGATGTGAACAAAGAACCGGGAGCGGAAGATCGGTTTAAGGAAATTAACCGCGCTTATGAAGTGCTTTCTGAGCCAGATATTCGAGAACGTTATAACCGTTTTGGTGAAGCTGGTGTTTCAGGTGCTGCTGCTGGCGCAGGTTTCCAAGACATGAGCGATATGGGCGGCTTTGCCGATATCTTTGAAAGTATTTTCAGTGGCTTTGCTGGTGGCGGTATGGGTGGTCCCACGACGCAACGACGGCGCAGCGGTCCAGTGCGGGGTGACGACTTAAGGCTAGACCTGAAGTTAGACTTTCGAGAAGCGGTCTTTGGCGGCGAAAAAGAAATTCGCATTTCCCATTTAGAAGTCTGTGATACCTGTGGTGGTTCTGGTGCCAAAGCTGGTACTCGCCCTCGGACTTGTTCCACTTGCGGCGGTTCGGGTCAAGTCCGTCGTGTGACAAGAACACCTTTTGGTAGCTTTACTCAAGTCTCCACTTGTCCCACCTGTAACGGTACGGGAATGGTGATTGAAGACAAATGTGATGCTTGTGATGGTAAGGGTACAAATCAAGTACCGAAAAAACTAAAAATTAACATTCCGGCTGGGGTGGATAATGGCACGCGTTTGCGGATCTCCCAAGAAGGAGATGCTGGTCAACGTAGTGGACCTCCTGGGGATTTGTATGTCTACTTATTTGTTAATGAAGACGAAGAATTCCAAAGGGATGGTATTAACGTTCTCTCGGAACTCAAAGTTAGCTACCTGCAAGCAATTTTAGGTTGCCGTTTGGAAGTAGAAACGGTAGACGGGCCAGTGGAACTAATTATTCCTGCTGGAACGCAGCCGAATACAGTCATGAAGTTGGAAAATCGCGGTGTACCTCGCTTGGGAAATCCTGTGAGTCGCGGAGACCATCTGTTGACAATATTAATTGACATTCCGACTAAGGTGACCCCGGAGGAAAGAGAATTGCTGGAGAAGCTGGCTAAAATTAAGGGAGACCGTACTGGTAAAGGTGGTCTAGAAGGATTCTTGGGAAATCTGTTTAAGTAA
- a CDS encoding GspE/PulE family protein: protein MTYSSPQRRSTALTTKTEFSPFGNKLVQSGYINSEQMRLALIESRKSGKPLTEVLESITGQQLSPEFLRQYKKQQLFELKILYGVEFLDPEVNNIGNPKVGNLIESLIPAEICRRHHLVPLSKNEDQNPPSVLVAMVDPDNLEASDDLNRILRPQGLALQRMVIAQDDYQQLINQYLDDLAVRQKLLDKEKLTDIHQDLENLSNIDVDENPEEMEADLGAVIKGAEDAPVINLVNRVLAKALHEGVSDIHIEPQEENLRIRFRKDGVLSEAFDPLPKKIVMAVTARFKIISNLDIAERRLPQDGRIRRMFEGRKVDFRVSTLPSRYGEKVVLRILDNSATQLGLDKLITDPETLHIVQDMVSRPFGLILVTGPTGSGKTTSLYSALAEKNSPGVNISTVEDPIEYSLPGITQVQVIREKGLDFSTALRAFLRQDPDVLLVGETRDKETAKTAIEAALTGHLVLTTLHTNDAPGAIARLGEMGIEPFMISSSLIGVLAQRLVRRVCSECRIPYTPTTEELARYGLSASQNVGVTFYKANTLTLDEITEAKAKNQEVCPKCNGSGYKGRCGVYEVMRVTENLQTMINQEASTDRIKEVAVEEGMKTLLSYSLDLVRQGVSTLEEVERVTFTDTGLEAELKSKRKSGLTCVNCNAVLQPEWLDCPYCMTARFPD, encoded by the coding sequence ATGACTTATTCGTCACCACAACGGCGCAGTACCGCTCTCACTACAAAGACAGAGTTTTCGCCCTTCGGCAACAAGCTAGTACAGTCTGGCTATATCAATAGCGAACAGATGAGACTAGCGCTGATTGAAAGCCGCAAGTCTGGCAAACCCCTGACGGAAGTCTTGGAGTCTATTACCGGACAACAACTATCGCCTGAGTTCCTCAGACAATATAAAAAACAACAGCTCTTTGAGCTAAAAATACTATACGGTGTTGAGTTCCTAGATCCAGAAGTCAACAACATTGGCAACCCCAAAGTGGGCAACCTGATTGAAAGCCTGATCCCGGCAGAGATTTGTCGTCGCCATCACTTGGTCCCATTATCCAAAAATGAAGACCAAAACCCGCCCAGTGTCTTGGTGGCGATGGTCGATCCGGATAATCTCGAAGCTTCTGATGATCTCAACCGCATCCTGCGTCCCCAAGGTTTGGCATTACAACGCATGGTAATTGCCCAAGACGATTACCAACAGCTAATTAACCAATATTTGGATGATTTAGCTGTGCGGCAAAAGTTGCTGGACAAAGAAAAGTTGACAGATATTCATCAAGATTTAGAAAATCTGAGTAATATCGACGTGGACGAGAACCCGGAAGAGATGGAGGCTGATTTAGGGGCGGTCATTAAGGGTGCGGAAGATGCCCCAGTGATCAACCTTGTAAACAGAGTCTTGGCCAAAGCCTTACATGAAGGGGTTTCTGATATTCACATCGAACCACAGGAGGAAAATTTACGAATTCGGTTTCGGAAGGATGGGGTATTGAGTGAAGCTTTCGACCCCCTACCCAAAAAAATCGTGATGGCGGTCACAGCTCGATTTAAAATCATCTCCAATCTAGACATTGCCGAGCGACGCTTACCCCAAGATGGGCGCATCCGGCGAATGTTCGAGGGACGTAAGGTGGACTTCCGCGTCAGTACCTTGCCTAGTCGCTACGGGGAAAAAGTAGTACTACGGATTTTGGATAATTCTGCCACCCAATTGGGATTAGATAAGTTAATTACCGATCCCGAAACTTTGCATATTGTTCAAGATATGGTCAGCCGTCCTTTTGGGTTGATTTTGGTGACTGGACCGACTGGTTCTGGAAAAACCACATCGCTATATTCGGCATTAGCAGAAAAAAACTCGCCTGGGGTGAATATTAGTACAGTTGAAGACCCCATTGAGTACAGCTTGCCAGGGATTACTCAAGTACAAGTAATTCGGGAAAAAGGGTTAGATTTTTCTACGGCTTTGCGAGCCTTTTTGCGGCAAGATCCGGATGTATTGCTAGTGGGTGAGACACGGGACAAAGAAACAGCAAAAACCGCGATTGAGGCTGCCTTAACTGGTCACTTAGTATTAACTACTTTACACACTAACGATGCTCCAGGTGCGATCGCGCGTCTGGGAGAAATGGGTATTGAGCCTTTTATGATTTCTAGTTCCCTAATTGGTGTGTTAGCTCAACGTTTGGTGCGGCGTGTCTGTTCTGAATGTCGTATTCCCTATACTCCCACAACTGAGGAACTAGCTCGCTATGGACTATCAGCTTCCCAAAATGTAGGCGTAACTTTTTACAAAGCTAACACTTTAACATTAGATGAAATTACGGAGGCAAAAGCCAAAAATCAGGAAGTTTGTCCCAAGTGTAATGGCTCTGGCTACAAAGGACGTTGTGGTGTTTATGAAGTGATGCGAGTCACCGAAAACCTGCAAACCATGATCAACCAAGAAGCATCCACAGACCGCATTAAGGAAGTTGCAGTTGAAGAAGGCATGAAAACTTTGCTGTCTTACAGTCTGGATTTAGTCCGCCAAGGTGTCAGCACACTCGAAGAAGTGGAACGCGTAACCTTTACTGATACTGGGTTAGAAGCAGAGTTAAAGTCCAAACGCAAGAGTGGTCTTACTTGTGTGAATTGTAATGCAGTATTACAACCAGAATGGCTGGATTGTCCATATTGTATGACAGCTCGTTTTCCAGATTAG
- the grpE gene encoding nucleotide exchange factor GrpE, with translation MMDENKQVNNTSQQLGEPTEVKQSMKSDSPAQTNSNESGSEVTEQVTTPIDVSSDTVIAPENGVAATDQTEIETAALAELTQQIESLKGQLEERSTQYMRIAADFENYRKRTSKEKEELDLQVKRNTILELLPIVDNFERARAHLKPQSDGEMTIHKSYQGVYKQLVECLKRIGVSPMRPENQEFDPNLHEAVMREPTDEHPEGTVLEELVRGYYLGDRVLRHSMVKVAAPKEDTPPAPQDQSSSADS, from the coding sequence ATGATGGACGAAAATAAACAGGTAAACAATACAAGCCAGCAATTGGGTGAACCAACAGAGGTAAAGCAATCAATGAAGAGCGACTCCCCAGCCCAAACCAACTCCAACGAATCTGGTAGCGAGGTGACTGAGCAAGTGACAACTCCAATAGATGTATCATCAGATACAGTAATTGCCCCAGAAAATGGTGTGGCTGCCACTGATCAAACGGAAATAGAAACGGCTGCTTTGGCAGAATTGACTCAACAAATTGAGTCTCTCAAAGGGCAACTAGAAGAACGCAGTACTCAATATATGAGGATTGCCGCCGATTTTGAAAATTACCGTAAACGCACCAGCAAAGAAAAAGAAGAGCTGGATTTGCAAGTGAAGCGGAATACTATTTTGGAATTGCTACCCATAGTCGATAATTTTGAGCGGGCGCGAGCGCACCTCAAGCCACAAAGTGACGGCGAGATGACAATTCACAAAAGTTATCAAGGGGTTTATAAACAACTAGTAGAATGCCTCAAGCGCATAGGCGTATCACCAATGCGTCCGGAAAATCAAGAGTTCGATCCCAATCTCCATGAAGCAGTTATGCGGGAACCTACGGATGAACATCCAGAGGGAACAGTGTTAGAAGAGTTAGTACGCGGATATTATTTGGGCGATCGCGTGCTGCGCCATTCAATGGTCAAAGTAGCTGCTCCCAAGGAAGACACACCACCTGCACCCCAAGATCAGTCGAGTTCAGCTGACAGTTAA
- the dnaK gene encoding molecular chaperone DnaK → MGKVIGIDLGTTNSCVAVLEGGQPIVISSTEGGRTTPSIVGFGKGGVRLVGQMAKRQAVTNAENTIYSIKRFIGRRWEDTQTERSRVPYTCIKGRDDTVDVQIRERNYTPQEISAMVLQKLKQDAETFLGEEVTQAVITVPAYFTDAQRQATKDAGIIAGLEVLRIINEPTAAALAFGLEKQDQEQLILVFDLGGGTFDVSILQLGDGVFEVKATCGNNHLGGDDFDNAIVSWMMERFQEQEKIDLAPDKMALQRLREAAEKAKIELSHMASTSINLPFITADETGPKHLEMELNRAQFEEMSGLLIKATIEPMIQALKDADLQTQDIDRIILVGGSTRIPAVQNALIKFFNGKTPDRSINPDEAVGLGAAIQAGVLSGEVDNLLLLDVTSLSLGIETLGEVFTKIIDRNTTIPTSKSQVFSTAVDGQTSVEIHILQGERAMARDNKSLGKFLLAGIPPSPRGVPQIEVSFEIDVNGILKVAAQDKGTGREQSIRITNTGGLNSNEVERMQQEAEVFAEEDKKRKELADLKNQADNLLFSYESSLRDNADFIGEQIKALAKEKVIQLQAAMANPSISLTEYQLCLDDFQQTLFAIGADVYNRANDQENIDEVGKVSDSLLTSELELPNNETPIPEFNFDFEDESTAQADYEAID, encoded by the coding sequence ATGGGAAAAGTTATTGGGATCGACTTAGGCACTACTAACAGTTGCGTCGCTGTTTTGGAAGGTGGTCAACCAATTGTGATCTCCAGCACTGAAGGAGGACGTACTACACCTAGTATTGTGGGATTTGGCAAGGGTGGCGTTCGCTTAGTCGGTCAGATGGCAAAGCGCCAAGCCGTAACTAATGCTGAAAACACAATCTATAGTATCAAGCGATTTATCGGTCGTCGCTGGGAAGATACTCAAACAGAACGCAGTCGTGTACCTTATACCTGTATCAAAGGTCGAGACGATACTGTTGATGTCCAAATTCGCGAACGGAACTACACACCCCAAGAAATATCCGCTATGGTTCTGCAAAAACTCAAGCAGGATGCAGAAACTTTCTTGGGTGAAGAGGTAACTCAGGCAGTGATTACCGTACCAGCATATTTCACAGATGCCCAAAGACAAGCCACTAAAGATGCTGGTATCATTGCTGGACTAGAAGTTCTACGGATCATCAACGAGCCAACTGCTGCGGCTTTAGCCTTTGGTTTAGAAAAGCAAGACCAAGAGCAGTTGATTTTAGTATTTGACTTAGGAGGGGGTACCTTCGATGTCTCCATCCTCCAACTGGGGGATGGAGTTTTTGAAGTTAAGGCAACTTGTGGTAACAATCATTTGGGCGGAGATGACTTTGATAACGCGATCGTCAGCTGGATGATGGAACGTTTCCAGGAACAAGAGAAAATCGACCTTGCCCCCGATAAAATGGCACTGCAACGTCTGCGAGAAGCAGCAGAAAAGGCAAAAATTGAACTTTCTCATATGGCAAGTACCTCAATTAACTTGCCATTTATTACTGCCGATGAGACTGGGCCAAAACATTTGGAAATGGAACTCAATCGCGCTCAATTTGAAGAAATGTCAGGGCTTTTAATTAAAGCTACCATTGAGCCGATGATTCAAGCTCTTAAAGATGCAGACCTCCAAACACAAGACATAGATCGGATTATTTTGGTAGGTGGTTCTACACGTATTCCCGCAGTCCAGAATGCCCTGATCAAGTTTTTTAACGGTAAAACTCCCGATCGCTCTATCAACCCTGATGAGGCCGTAGGTCTGGGTGCAGCAATTCAAGCTGGGGTACTCAGTGGCGAGGTCGATAATCTTCTGCTCTTGGATGTCACTTCCCTATCCCTGGGAATTGAAACTTTAGGAGAAGTATTTACCAAAATTATTGACCGTAATACGACAATTCCCACCAGTAAATCCCAAGTTTTTTCCACTGCTGTTGATGGACAAACCTCAGTGGAAATTCACATCCTCCAAGGGGAAAGAGCAATGGCACGGGATAACAAAAGTTTGGGTAAATTTCTGTTGGCAGGAATTCCGCCATCTCCCCGTGGTGTTCCACAAATAGAAGTATCTTTTGAAATTGATGTGAACGGTATCCTCAAGGTCGCAGCCCAAGACAAAGGTACTGGTCGAGAGCAAAGTATTCGGATTACTAATACAGGCGGTTTGAATAGCAACGAAGTAGAACGGATGCAGCAAGAAGCCGAAGTATTTGCCGAAGAAGATAAAAAACGTAAAGAATTGGCTGATCTCAAAAACCAAGCAGATAATTTGTTATTCAGTTACGAATCAAGTCTCAGGGATAATGCTGACTTTATTGGTGAGCAGATTAAAGCTTTAGCCAAAGAAAAAGTCATTCAACTCCAAGCTGCAATGGCTAATCCCAGCATTTCGCTCACAGAATATCAACTCTGCTTAGATGACTTTCAACAGACTTTGTTTGCTATTGGTGCTGATGTATACAACCGAGCTAACGACCAAGAAAATATTGACGAAGTTGGAAAAGTTTCAGATAGTCTGTTGACATCAGAATTAGAGCTACCGAACAATGAAACACCAATACCAGAATTCAACTTTGATTTTGAGGACGAAAGTACAGCACAGGCTGATTATGAAGCGATAGATTAG
- a CDS encoding XisI protein translates to MDSLTNKYRQIIKKILEDYADFLGNDEEVQVELVLDEKNDRYLLVESGWKNGYRIYGTLLHIDLIDHKVWIQHDGTEDGVANDLVAAGIPKAHIILGFKSPEIRKYTEFAVS, encoded by the coding sequence ATGGATTCCTTAACCAATAAATATCGTCAGATTATTAAAAAGATTCTCGAAGACTACGCTGATTTTCTCGGTAATGATGAAGAAGTTCAAGTTGAACTGGTGTTAGATGAAAAAAATGATCGTTATTTATTAGTTGAGTCAGGCTGGAAAAATGGTTATCGTATCTATGGAACTTTATTACATATTGATTTAATTGATCATAAAGTTTGGATTCAACATGATGGCACAGAAGACGGAGTTGCTAATGATTTAGTTGCGGCGGGAATACCAAAAGCACATATTATTTTAGGTTTTAAATCTCCTGAGATTCGCAAATATACAGAATTTGCTGTTTCTTAA
- a CDS encoding type II secretion system F family protein encodes MPTYVARIRDSQGKSRKEKVVAESLSEARTNLRQQGFVIQDLKQSQSLPSFDLQKIQMSMVKVSVKDKAVFSRQFAVLMNAGVAIVRSLGVLSEQCSNPKLKQALIEIGNDVQTGMNLSESMQKHPACFDGLYVSMVKAGEIGGVLDDVLNRLAKLLEDVARLQNQIKSALSYPVVVGILATTIFVAMTVFLIPIFANIFEDIGVELPALTQFLMWCSEVLRSWWSLAIIGALIVFRIAFQQYYKTPIGRITIDRLSLKLPLFGDLIQKSSVARFSRTFGALTRSGVPILTCLEIVRDTSGNQVIANAIDAARVEIQQGGMISLALQQDEVFPIMAIQMISIGEETGELDAMLMKVADFYEDEVEQAVKSLTSILEPVMIVVLGGMVGTILLAMYLPMFKVFETLG; translated from the coding sequence ATGCCAACATATGTTGCCCGTATTCGGGATTCTCAAGGAAAATCCCGAAAGGAAAAAGTTGTTGCCGAATCCTTGTCGGAAGCCCGTACTAATCTTAGACAGCAAGGTTTTGTTATCCAAGACTTAAAGCAATCTCAGAGTCTTCCCAGCTTTGATTTGCAAAAAATTCAGATGTCAATGGTTAAAGTGAGCGTTAAAGATAAAGCCGTCTTTTCGCGTCAATTTGCTGTTTTGATGAATGCAGGTGTAGCAATTGTCAGAAGTTTAGGGGTGCTATCTGAACAGTGTAGCAATCCTAAATTAAAGCAAGCACTGATTGAAATAGGTAATGATGTGCAAACTGGGATGAACCTTTCCGAGTCAATGCAGAAACATCCTGCCTGCTTCGATGGTTTGTATGTCAGCATGGTTAAAGCCGGTGAAATTGGCGGTGTTTTGGATGATGTACTGAATCGTTTGGCTAAGTTGTTAGAGGATGTTGCTCGATTACAAAACCAAATTAAATCAGCGTTGTCTTATCCAGTTGTTGTTGGTATTTTAGCAACAACTATCTTTGTTGCTATGACTGTTTTTCTGATTCCTATCTTTGCGAATATTTTTGAAGATATAGGGGTAGAATTACCAGCCCTTACCCAATTTCTGATGTGGTGTAGTGAAGTCTTGAGAAGTTGGTGGTCTTTAGCTATTATTGGTGCTTTGATCGTATTCCGTATTGCTTTTCAGCAATACTACAAAACACCAATCGGGCGCATAACTATTGACCGCCTTTCTCTAAAACTGCCTTTGTTTGGTGACTTGATCCAAAAATCATCAGTTGCACGCTTTAGTCGTACTTTCGGCGCTCTAACTCGTTCAGGTGTGCCAATTCTTACTTGCTTGGAAATTGTCCGGGATACATCAGGAAACCAAGTAATTGCTAACGCTATCGATGCAGCCCGTGTAGAGATTCAACAAGGAGGAATGATTAGCCTGGCTTTGCAACAAGATGAAGTGTTTCCGATTATGGCAATTCAGATGATTAGTATTGGTGAAGAAACTGGTGAATTAGATGCGATGTTGATGAAAGTCGCAGATTTTTATGAAGATGAAGTAGAACAAGCAGTTAAATCACTAACCAGTATTTTAGAACCCGTAATGATTGTGGTTTTAGGGGGTATGGTGGGGACAATTTTGCTAGCGATGTATTTGCCGATGTTTAAAGTGTTTGAAACATTGGGGTAA
- a CDS encoding XisH family protein, whose product MPARDIYHSTVKNALIKDGWKIVYDPLRIRLARGKNLFVDLGAERLLAAERETEKIAIEVKSFTRPSDMKDLEDAVGQFVLYEHLLARYYPEYKLFLAVSESTCKTVFEEEAGQTLIEDGVIRLFSFDAEQEVIVRWIP is encoded by the coding sequence ATGCCAGCTAGAGACATTTATCACAGCACCGTAAAAAATGCACTCATCAAAGATGGCTGGAAAATTGTCTATGACCCTTTACGAATTCGTTTAGCGAGAGGTAAAAATCTATTTGTTGATTTAGGTGCAGAAAGATTACTAGCAGCAGAGCGAGAAACGGAAAAAATAGCTATTGAAGTGAAAAGTTTTACTCGTCCCTCGGATATGAAAGACCTAGAAGATGCTGTTGGTCAATTTGTTTTATATGAGCATTTATTGGCGCGTTATTATCCTGAATATAAATTATTTTTAGCTGTGAGTGAAAGCACTTGTAAAACAGTTTTTGAAGAAGAAGCTGGTCAAACTTTAATTGAAGATGGTGTTATTCGTTTATTTAGCTTCGATGCTGAACAGGAGGTAATTGTGAGATGGATTCCTTAA